The DNA window ATGCGTCGGGACTGCTAGTCACCAAGGTCTCGCCCAAGTCGCTGGCCGAGTCGGCCGGCATCACCGCCGGCACGATCGTTCAGTCTGTTGAAGGACAGGCGATCAAGACGGAGATGGCGATCTACGAGGCGATTCAGGCGAAGCAAAAGAAGCTCGGCGACACCATCACCGCGCAGGTGTCGCAGGACGGCATCGTCCGAACGGTGTCACTCACGATCGACAAGTGGTCCTCGAACCCCCGCGCCAAAGCCGTCTGCGGCATGCTGATGGCCGTCGGCGCGATCATCGGCTGCCTGATCGCCCCGCTGATCGGCGCGAAGCTCGGCCGTCGACCGGCGTACTTCCTGCTGTGCCTGGCGTCGCTTGTGGTCTGCGCCTTCATGTTCCGCGCGTTCGACCGGTACGACGGGGCATTCATGGCGATGGCCTTTCTGGCCGGTGGAACCTCGGCGGCGTTCTACGGCTGGTTGCCGCTCTACCTGCCGGAACTCTTCCCCACGCGCGTCCGGGCGACAGCGCAGGGCATCGCGTTCAACTTCGGACGCATCTTCGCCGCCGCCGGCGCGCTGATGGGTGGCCAGCTCATGCTGCTGTGGGGCGACTACGCCAAGATGGGCGCGGCGATCTCGCTGATCTATGTAGTCGGGATGGTTGTCATCTGGTTCGCCCCGGAGACCCGCGGCAAGCCGCTGCCGGAATGACTTTGCCGTCTACTCGCTCGCAAACCCTGCCGTCATAGGGCGGGGCGATCGTTTTCGGCCCGTTCTTGTTGAGCCTTCGTTTTATATGCAGCACGATCCCCGCCCGGTGTATCATCTTGGGTAAGCGGGCGGGATGGTCCGCCCGCTGCGAGGGATTACGCCATGTACTTATCCGCCAACGAACTGGCTCGTCGCGATCAGCGTGGACTGCAATTGCAGTCGCTGCCGCTGCGCGTGCAGTGGTCGCTCGATGACCTTCGCGCCGCCGACGGACACTCGCTGCGGTGCCGGTACTCCTGTGGCGTGCGGGCCGTGGACGACCCGGCCGAAAAACAGATGCTCCAGGAAGTCCTGATGGGGTCTCGGCTGAATGTCACCACCGACGACGTGATGCGGTACATGCAGGCCACCCTCCGCGAAGCCGCTGTCGCGACCGCGAAGGACAAGGGCGTCGAAGCCTGGCTCGCCGACGACAAGGAACTGCTGGCGACCACCCTCCGCCGAGCCGGCGAGCGGGCGGCTTTCGCCGCCGGCATCGAGCTGATCGCCCCCTTCCAGCTTGATCTTGAAAGCGGCAGCTTCGAGCAGAAGCGCCTCAACGACCTGCAGCGAACCCTGGCCGAGCAGGAAGCCGCCGGCCGGGTCGAGCACTTCAACCGCGCTGCCGACCTGCTCAAGCGGTTCGAAGAGATCCGCGCCAAAACGCCCGATCTTTCCCCCAGCGCCATCCTCGGCCAACTCAGCCCGATCGATCAGGGCAGTACGCTGCAGACGCTGCTGCTGGCGTCCGCGAAGCAGGCCGGGCCGCAGTCGCTCTGGGCGGTCAGCGGCGAGTACCTAGTGAAGGTCGATGCCAGGGCCGGCGGTGCCGCGACCACCGAGCTGTTCCCGCTGCCGCCGACCCTCGGCCCGCTTCGGTCGGTGCAGTCCACGCGCATCGACGGGCAACGCCGGCTTCTGGTCGGTGCCCGCGACGGATTCTTCCTGTTTGACCCCGAAAACCCCGCCAACCCCGACGTCTACAGTGACGGCGGC is part of the Humisphaera borealis genome and encodes:
- a CDS encoding YncE family protein, which codes for MYLSANELARRDQRGLQLQSLPLRVQWSLDDLRAADGHSLRCRYSCGVRAVDDPAEKQMLQEVLMGSRLNVTTDDVMRYMQATLREAAVATAKDKGVEAWLADDKELLATTLRRAGERAAFAAGIELIAPFQLDLESGSFEQKRLNDLQRTLAEQEAAGRVEHFNRAADLLKRFEEIRAKTPDLSPSAILGQLSPIDQGSTLQTLLLASAKQAGPQSLWAVSGEYLVKVDARAGGAATTELFPLPPTLGPLRSVQSTRIDGQRRLLVGARDGFFLFDPENPANPDVYSDGGVQSAMGFSRVLYHSHERGFAGCHGEAGLVRWSPGSTKPTSVIRPQRFGVPPPGASAVGGPPPLPNTSIAVPTRQAGPRNLEAIDDRRLLMSVGGRLWIVDGDEANEIASASSSEVVAIVPDGRTFHVVHEDGAIAAFDGPTRQIVGTRHRPMRVRAAGSLPWLGSRRLLLAGDEGAVQCIGGDDPLVTEYVSSHRALRSIAGSADLVAAVSSDRQRLIVWQTWEGRSPLAEIYITAKTKHRVADVDFG